One genomic window of Biomphalaria glabrata chromosome 9, xgBioGlab47.1, whole genome shotgun sequence includes the following:
- the LOC106071941 gene encoding uncharacterized protein LOC106071941, with translation MQYIGPLVHLFLLPLVMCLQEQTSRLPNYSPQVTLCHQYTDTDSLCNHCLSTIKTNYNYCCLDLLVRTTCKLCHKEFNNCHLLVEIIKTMADASILIPIKQNSTYNKMLPSEAQENLVQRIILQLSVATVPAPWTSIGKAINRLIESSRKDLFYVNRNIVLNSSKQSLAAVKPISWAINTIEKVVDFPEDVSSELKQLSFVSQFVNSSWILFPALQMYNTQQETGQGLMPQMKSPLTNTDSGFQTLPEVSKTSAYSHSHLFVMNNPESKKFITKGNKLKMDNKTSNLELVDGKKSSLPASGNSLKSLVARNFRSIKDNKKTDKTRGGRHLDHDLDVDNSRQREPRINQDKKWGSLGAGKFRRWWFGKVST, from the coding sequence ATGCAGTACATTGGTCCCCTCGTTCACCTATTTCTCCTGCCACTTGTCATGTGTTTACAAGAACAGACTTCTAGACTGCCTAATTACAGCCCTCAAGTGACATTATGCCATCAGTACACTGACACAGACAGTCTTTGTAATCATTGCTTGTCAACAATTAAGACAAACTACAATTATTGTTGTCTGGACTTATTAGTCAGAACAACGTGCAAATTATGTCACAAGgaatttaataattgtcatcTTTTAGTCGAGATAATTAAAACAATGGCAGATGCAAGTATTCTGATCCCCATCAAACAGAATTCGActtataataaaatgttaccATCAGAAGCGCAAGAAAATTTGGTCCAAAGAATAATTCTACAATTATCTGTGGCTACAGTTCCGGCACCATGGACTTCCATCGGAAAGGCTATAAATAGACTGATAGAATCAAGCAGAAAAGATTTGTTCTATGTAAATAGAAACATTGTTCTAAATAGTTCAAAACAAAGTTTAGCAGCAGTTAAACCCATATCTTGGGCGATAAACACAATAGAGAAAGTTGTTGACTTTCCTGAAGATGTCAGTTCTGAGTTAAAGCAGCTAAGTTTTGTTAGCCAGTTTGTTAACTCCAGTTGGATCTTATTTCCAGCTCTACAAATGTATAATACACAACAGGAAACTGGGCAAGGTTTAATGCCACAAATGAAAAGTCCATTGACAAATACAGACTCTGGATTTCAGACTCTTCCGGAAGTCAGCAAAACTTCCGCCTATTCACACAGTCACCTGTTTGTAATGAACAACCCCGAGTCCAAAAAGTTCATTACTAAAGGAAACAAGCTCAAGATGGACAACAAAACTTCAAATCTTGAATTAGTTGATGGGAAAAAGTCATCACTGCCGGCAAGTGGAAACTCTTTGAAATCTCTCGTTGCTAGAAACTTCCGATCAATCAAGGATAACAAGAAAACTGATAAGACTAGAGGAGGACGACATTTAGATCATGACCTAGATGTAGACAACTCAAGACAAAGGGAACCAAGaatcaatcaagacaagaaatGGGGAAGTTTAGGAGCTGGAAAGTTTAGACGTTGGTGGTTtgggaaagtttcaacttga